A single window of Streptomyces cathayae DNA harbors:
- the mycP gene encoding type VII secretion-associated serine protease mycosin, with the protein MRTSSTRHRGRRAAASAALGLLLVTAAGTTAHAESTREKQWFLDVMKAEQMWQSSTGEGVTVAVIDSGVDPNNPDLKGRILPGKDLAPDQPGDEHTDYEGHGTGMAGLIAGTGAYGGGNGAFGLAPGAKILPIRLPNTDTAANLAEAEQHFNKAVAPAIRYAADKGAKVINISQAATEGSPQLTAAVKYALDKGSLIFAGVGNDGDKANEVMYPAATPGVVGVAAVGKDLRRTAESEYGPQVDMAAPGEDMVHACGSETGLCRGHGTSDATALASASAALIWSVHPDWTNNQVLRVMLNTIGGPTDGAKRNDSIGYGIVRPRIALQNPGDPGPADVYPLPDLAAAEPKSPSPQASGTSDEGAPAKEDDTAAEASAASTNDGALWTTLGIGAAALLAAAIAVTTVLRRRRTPAAPLPAPAPVPGQFPHPTAGFTVPPPTPPEAPGSAIRPGQGPGPN; encoded by the coding sequence ATGCGCACCAGCAGCACCAGACACAGGGGCCGCCGTGCGGCGGCATCGGCGGCCCTCGGCCTGCTGCTGGTCACCGCCGCGGGCACGACGGCCCACGCGGAGTCGACGCGTGAGAAGCAGTGGTTCCTGGACGTGATGAAGGCCGAGCAGATGTGGCAGTCCAGCACCGGCGAGGGTGTCACGGTCGCCGTCATCGACAGCGGCGTCGACCCGAACAATCCAGACTTGAAGGGACGCATCCTGCCCGGCAAGGACCTCGCGCCGGACCAGCCGGGCGACGAGCACACCGACTACGAGGGCCATGGCACGGGCATGGCCGGCCTGATCGCGGGGACCGGCGCGTACGGCGGCGGCAACGGTGCCTTCGGGCTCGCCCCCGGCGCGAAGATTCTCCCGATCCGACTGCCCAATACAGACACGGCAGCCAACCTGGCTGAGGCCGAGCAACATTTCAACAAGGCAGTCGCACCGGCGATCCGCTATGCCGCCGACAAGGGCGCGAAGGTCATCAACATTTCCCAGGCAGCTACGGAGGGTTCGCCGCAGCTGACCGCAGCGGTCAAGTATGCACTCGACAAAGGATCGTTGATCTTTGCCGGCGTTGGAAACGACGGTGACAAGGCCAACGAGGTGATGTACCCCGCTGCCACTCCGGGAGTAGTCGGTGTGGCGGCGGTGGGCAAGGACCTGCGCAGGACCGCCGAGTCGGAGTACGGGCCGCAGGTGGACATGGCCGCCCCGGGCGAGGACATGGTGCACGCCTGCGGGAGCGAGACCGGGCTGTGCCGGGGCCACGGCACCAGCGACGCCACCGCCCTCGCCTCGGCCAGCGCCGCTTTGATCTGGTCGGTGCATCCGGACTGGACCAACAACCAGGTCCTGCGCGTCATGCTCAACACCATCGGCGGCCCCACGGACGGCGCCAAGCGCAACGACTCCATCGGCTACGGCATCGTCCGCCCCCGCATCGCCCTGCAGAACCCCGGCGACCCGGGCCCCGCCGATGTCTACCCGCTCCCCGATCTCGCGGCCGCCGAGCCGAAGTCACCCTCCCCTCAAGCCTCTGGAACCTCCGACGAGGGCGCTCCGGCCAAGGAAGACGACACCGCCGCAGAGGCCTCCGCGGCGTCCACGAACGACGGCGCCCTCTGGACAACGCTGGGCATCGGTGCGGCCGCACTCCTCGCAGCGGCCATCGCGGTCACCACCGTCCTCCGCAGGCGCCGGACACCGGCAGCCCCACTCCCGGCACCCGCCCCCGTCCCAGGCCAGTTCCCCCACCCGACAGCGGGGTTCACGGTGCCTCCGCCCACTCCTCCGGAGGCTCCGGGCAGCGCCATCCGGCCCGGTCAAGGGCCTGGTCCCAACTGA
- a CDS encoding alpha/beta hydrolase yields MDLATLKALKPAEYSEAADGYRSTSDMASTAKDRIDNQIAVAMRNHLKGEAATAAVKQLGKLSQNFHYIQAQCGLIGTALEAFSYEMEAARRKLDAALESARAANLTVNSNGSVTYPPGGEKGEDGKIPGGGTVSGLTDGTASAVGRQAANFDPNPHHRLAQDCADLIATALKEATEADKKWAPKLRALRADDDLTVSDADWADTSSDTKGVTEAGKQYLDSLPQPPKDGSPKENAEWWKALSAEEQAAWVSARPGTVGGLDGLPSMVRDEANRIVFDTTRGRMQMELNSIPAPPANEWTWVTVGGYPSKVRTDEWMQWNNKYGDRYDQLDRSLKGMQAIQNRFDATGRRGLPEAYLLGFNAEKDGRAIIANGNPDTADHTAVYVPGTESDLGGIEGNISRMVNVWHAANNEADGKSASTITWLGYDAPDDVFKDAPFEHYAYDGAPAFRSFMDGLDASRSGDSPGHTTVIAHSYGTTLVGAAAQTGHLNTDEVIFAGSPGVKVSSAEEMDVPKGNVWNQEADGDVVPDVGRWGHGGDGFIIPSDPEFGANQVATDTEGHSDYWKPDTESLLNQALIVVGKGDEVALKPPPDPWAHSR; encoded by the coding sequence ATGGACCTCGCCACACTCAAGGCCCTCAAGCCGGCCGAGTACTCCGAAGCGGCCGACGGCTATCGCAGCACCTCCGACATGGCGAGCACGGCCAAGGACCGCATCGACAACCAGATCGCCGTGGCCATGCGGAACCATCTGAAGGGCGAGGCCGCCACCGCGGCGGTCAAGCAGCTGGGGAAGCTGAGCCAGAACTTCCACTACATCCAAGCGCAGTGCGGACTCATCGGTACTGCTCTCGAAGCCTTCTCGTACGAGATGGAAGCGGCCAGGAGGAAGCTCGACGCGGCCCTGGAGAGCGCCCGGGCGGCGAACCTCACCGTGAACAGCAACGGATCGGTCACCTACCCGCCCGGCGGCGAAAAGGGCGAGGACGGCAAGATCCCTGGCGGTGGCACGGTGAGCGGCCTGACGGACGGCACGGCCTCCGCCGTCGGCCGCCAGGCAGCCAACTTCGACCCCAACCCCCACCACCGCCTCGCCCAGGACTGCGCCGACCTGATCGCCACCGCCCTCAAGGAAGCGACGGAAGCCGACAAGAAGTGGGCACCGAAGCTGCGGGCCTTGAGGGCGGACGACGACCTCACCGTCTCCGATGCGGACTGGGCCGACACGTCCTCGGACACCAAGGGCGTGACCGAGGCCGGCAAGCAGTACCTCGACTCACTGCCACAGCCACCCAAGGACGGCAGTCCGAAGGAGAACGCGGAGTGGTGGAAGGCGCTCAGTGCAGAGGAGCAGGCCGCGTGGGTCTCCGCGCGACCCGGCACCGTAGGCGGGCTCGATGGGCTGCCCTCCATGGTCCGGGACGAGGCCAACCGCATCGTGTTCGACACGACGCGGGGCAGAATGCAGATGGAGCTGAACTCGATTCCGGCGCCACCCGCCAACGAATGGACCTGGGTCACGGTCGGGGGCTACCCGTCCAAGGTGCGTACCGATGAGTGGATGCAGTGGAACAACAAGTACGGCGACCGGTACGACCAGCTCGACAGATCCCTCAAAGGCATGCAGGCCATCCAGAACCGCTTCGACGCGACCGGTAGGAGAGGGCTGCCGGAGGCGTACCTGTTGGGATTCAACGCGGAAAAAGACGGCCGCGCGATCATCGCCAACGGAAACCCTGACACCGCAGATCACACGGCTGTCTATGTGCCGGGCACGGAGTCGGACTTGGGGGGAATCGAGGGAAACATTAGCCGGATGGTGAACGTCTGGCACGCAGCCAATAACGAAGCCGACGGAAAATCTGCTTCTACAATCACCTGGCTCGGTTATGACGCGCCTGACGACGTCTTTAAAGACGCGCCCTTCGAACACTATGCATACGACGGCGCCCCAGCGTTCCGCAGTTTCATGGATGGACTTGACGCATCGCGTTCCGGTGATTCGCCGGGTCACACCACCGTGATCGCCCACTCGTACGGCACGACTCTCGTCGGCGCGGCAGCCCAGACGGGGCACCTCAACACCGATGAAGTGATCTTTGCGGGAAGTCCAGGCGTCAAAGTGTCCAGTGCAGAGGAGATGGACGTCCCCAAGGGAAACGTATGGAACCAGGAGGCCGACGGAGACGTGGTTCCGGACGTTGGCCGCTGGGGTCACGGTGGGGACGGTTTCATCATCCCCAGCGACCCCGAGTTCGGCGCCAATCAGGTGGCCACGGACACCGAAGGCCACAGTGATTACTGGAAGCCGGACACCGAGAGCCTGTTGAATCAAGCCCTGATCGTTGTCGGGAAGGGCGACGAAGTGGCGCTGAAGCCGCCGCCCGACCCATGGGCGCATTCCAGGTAG